Proteins co-encoded in one Natronorubrum daqingense genomic window:
- a CDS encoding DUF6338 family protein, whose translation MVTAETLTLAALLIAPGVIAVLIGVTLGVVEQQVGRDRFYLTSFISSIFIDVIFIWIVQTWWGEQVTDRSALEGIFFAEQQFNVSAAVLLFVLSCMLGLVYAITLTYNTSHFLREVLGRFTSHKRNPWQPWVGGLRDAEQVMVQLKNGTDVVGMLAEYSRVEKERQLVLHSPVITNLEPLDEEPNRKKMIIPEDQIALVHVMSTREREGLRDKIRSALGQLCSDDK comes from the coding sequence ATGGTCACGGCTGAAACGCTAACCCTTGCTGCCCTCCTCATCGCCCCTGGTGTAATCGCTGTCCTGATCGGCGTTACACTAGGGGTCGTCGAACAGCAGGTCGGTCGCGATAGATTTTATTTGACCAGTTTCATCTCCAGTATTTTCATCGACGTTATATTCATCTGGATCGTTCAGACATGGTGGGGCGAACAGGTTACTGACCGCTCTGCACTCGAGGGGATTTTCTTTGCCGAACAACAATTCAACGTCAGCGCTGCAGTCCTCTTGTTCGTTCTCTCATGTATGCTCGGCCTCGTGTATGCAATAACATTGACGTACAACACTTCCCATTTCCTTCGCGAGGTTCTGGGAAGGTTTACAAGTCACAAACGGAACCCATGGCAGCCGTGGGTCGGTGGACTCCGAGATGCAGAGCAAGTAATGGTCCAGTTAAAAAATGGAACCGACGTTGTTGGTATGTTAGCTGAGTATAGCCGGGTGGAAAAAGAGCGACAGCTAGTATTGCACTCGCCAGTCATCACCAATCTGGAACCGCTCGATGAAGAGCCCAATCGTAAGAAAATGATTATCCCAGAGGATCAAATCGCACTTGTTCATGTCATGTCGACCCGTGAGCGGGAGGGGCTTCGGGACAAAATTCGAAGTGCCTTAGGCCAACTCTGTTCAGACGACAAGTAG